One Acetobacter ghanensis DNA window includes the following coding sequences:
- a CDS encoding flagellin gives MSLSINTNTSSMVALETLNATQSALSATENAVSTGKKVANASDGPASFGIASQMTGNISGQSAVNDGLSYASAVVSSTNTAANQILSVLAEIQNAVTSVGNNSGSDTSLSQINDEITGYLGQIDTIAQNSTTNGVNLLSGGTTDGLSITASSLNYVTGLQGSLATVSSFKSLSSATGNTLSAMLGLTSAGVAGSVPTTNSLFASYTTGSITAASLQSAISKVQAAIVSMTNFTSQLGNNTKQIANLTTFGQSVTDNLTTGVGALTDADMSEESAKLTSLQTKQSLAIKSLSIANGQSQNILSLFQ, from the coding sequence GTGAGCCTTTCTATTAACACCAACACCTCCTCAATGGTTGCTCTGGAAACCCTGAACGCAACCCAGAGCGCCCTGAGCGCCACGGAAAACGCAGTTTCCACCGGTAAAAAAGTTGCTAACGCTTCCGACGGCCCTGCTTCCTTCGGTATCGCTTCCCAGATGACCGGCAACATCTCCGGCCAGAGCGCTGTGAACGACGGCCTGTCCTACGCTTCCGCAGTTGTCAGCTCCACCAACACCGCTGCCAACCAGATCCTGTCCGTGCTGGCTGAAATCCAGAACGCAGTGACCAGCGTTGGTAACAACTCCGGCAGCGACACCTCCCTGTCCCAGATCAACGACGAAATCACCGGCTACCTCGGCCAGATCGACACGATCGCACAGAACTCCACCACCAACGGTGTGAACCTGCTGTCCGGCGGCACGACCGATGGTCTGTCCATCACCGCTTCCTCCCTGAACTACGTGACGGGTCTGCAGGGTTCGCTGGCTACCGTCAGCAGCTTCAAGAGCCTGAGCAGCGCAACGGGTAACACGCTGAGCGCCATGCTGGGCCTGACCAGCGCCGGTGTTGCTGGTAGCGTCCCCACCACCAACAGCCTGTTCGCCAGCTACACCACGGGCAGCATCACTGCAGCTTCCCTGCAGAGCGCCATTTCCAAGGTGCAGGCTGCTATCGTCTCCATGACGAACTTCACGTCTCAGCTGGGTAACAACACCAAGCAGATCGCTAACCTGACCACCTTCGGCCAGAGCGTGACCGACAACCTGACGACCGGCGTTGGCGCCCTGACCGATGCTGACATGTCCGAAGAAAGCGCAAAGCTGACCTCCCTGCAGACCAAGCAGTCCCTGGCCATCAAGTCCCTCTCGATCGCCAACGGTCAGTCCCAGAACATCCTGTCCCTGTTCCAGTAA
- a CDS encoding ATP-grasp domain-containing protein gives MNSFGLSQLLRQSLQGQDITHYRTELLQKASQSPDAQTLLDLSLIMQMTFQNEQAAALLDAALSLQQTFNLARGGKDALRLLVVKTPGDLTANTPIECILENAPVNMDVVYVGPGLPWPATLPPHDLIFVAIGEADTHTAILSQLAEVLAHSPTPVLNKPQYIPQLSRSAAFDLLHTVPGLQMAQTYRTDRPTLQKLAAGQTTLDAAGLNLVYPFIVRPLGLHGGIGLCKIEKPEDLSAYLAQVEAELFFVANFINYASDDGLFRKYRVVLVEGKAYLAHMGISSHWMVHYPYREMKEFASRRMEEAQAMLHFDQAFGQRHAVALRGIYDAVKLDYFGFDCAETADGDLLIFELSNALIIHACDDEAMFPYKIPQMHKIFSAFYAMLQNRVAGRTAV, from the coding sequence ATGAACTCTTTTGGCTTATCCCAGCTCCTGCGCCAGTCCTTGCAGGGGCAGGATATTACGCATTACCGGACCGAACTGCTGCAAAAGGCCAGCCAGTCCCCGGATGCGCAGACCCTGCTTGATCTTTCTCTTATCATGCAGATGACCTTCCAGAACGAACAGGCTGCTGCCTTGCTGGATGCGGCATTGAGCTTGCAACAGACCTTTAATCTGGCCCGTGGTGGTAAGGATGCGCTGCGCCTGCTGGTGGTTAAAACTCCGGGTGACCTGACGGCCAACACACCCATTGAGTGTATTTTGGAAAATGCGCCCGTTAACATGGACGTGGTGTATGTTGGCCCCGGTCTGCCATGGCCCGCTACGCTCCCCCCGCATGACCTTATTTTTGTGGCGATAGGGGAGGCCGACACCCATACCGCCATATTATCCCAACTGGCGGAGGTACTGGCGCACAGCCCAACCCCGGTGCTGAACAAGCCCCAGTATATTCCCCAACTGTCGCGCTCTGCCGCGTTTGACCTGCTGCATACCGTGCCGGGCCTGCAAATGGCGCAGACTTACCGGACCGACCGGCCCACATTGCAAAAGCTGGCTGCCGGGCAGACCACGCTGGACGCAGCGGGGCTTAATCTGGTGTATCCGTTTATTGTGCGCCCGCTGGGGCTGCATGGTGGGATTGGTCTTTGCAAAATTGAGAAGCCGGAAGACCTGTCCGCTTACTTGGCGCAGGTTGAAGCCGAGCTGTTTTTTGTGGCCAACTTCATTAACTACGCATCGGACGATGGGCTATTCCGCAAGTACCGCGTTGTGCTGGTGGAGGGCAAAGCCTATCTGGCGCATATGGGCATTTCTTCCCACTGGATGGTGCATTACCCGTACCGGGAAATGAAGGAATTTGCCTCCAGAAGAATGGAGGAGGCACAGGCTATGCTCCACTTCGATCAGGCGTTTGGGCAACGGCACGCTGTGGCCCTGCGTGGCATTTATGATGCCGTCAAGCTGGATTACTTTGGCTTTGACTGTGCGGAAACAGCCGATGGTGACCTGCTGATTTTTGAACTGTCCAATGCCCTGATCATCCATGCTTGCGATGATGAGGCCATGTTCCCTTACAAAATTCCGCAGATGCACAAAATCTTTTCGGCGTTTTACGCCATGCTGCAAAACAGGGTGGCGGGGCGGACGGCGGTTTAA
- the flgC gene encoding flagellar basal body rod protein FlgC: MDFTNTIGVSADGMRAQAERLRISAENLANKDTTGSTPGADPYRRKTITFQSTLDQATGASSVKVKSIGQDHTPFETRYDPSHPAADAKGYVKVPNVNTMVEIMDTHDAQHSYDANLNTMQITRSMLTRTINLMK; this comes from the coding sequence ATGGATTTTACCAACACGATCGGCGTCTCCGCCGACGGGATGCGCGCACAGGCTGAACGCCTGCGCATATCCGCGGAAAACCTTGCCAACAAAGATACGACCGGCTCCACCCCCGGAGCAGACCCCTACCGCCGCAAGACCATTACGTTCCAGTCCACGCTGGATCAGGCAACGGGGGCTTCCAGCGTTAAGGTCAAGTCCATCGGGCAGGACCATACGCCATTCGAAACACGCTATGACCCCTCCCACCCCGCGGCGGATGCCAAGGGCTATGTGAAGGTGCCAAACGTGAACACCATGGTCGAGATTATGGATACGCATGACGCCCAGCATTCGTACGATGCGAATCTGAACACCATGCAGATCACCCGCTCCATGCTGACACGTACCATTAATCTGATGAAATAA
- a CDS encoding flagellar basal body rod protein FlgB has protein sequence MLEALSSQTALTHSGTDLFSLAERRMQWLESRQSVLAGNVANANTPGYVSKDIAPFSGVLQSQMTMAMVETQPGHMAGPGNTSLARRTTGGTKSIDGNEVRLEDELGKIADTNDQQRFATTVYTRYMGMFSTALGTSS, from the coding sequence ATGCTGGAGGCACTGTCATCCCAGACCGCGCTGACCCATAGCGGGACGGACCTGTTTTCTTTGGCTGAACGGCGTATGCAGTGGTTGGAATCGCGCCAGTCGGTTCTGGCTGGCAACGTGGCCAATGCCAATACGCCGGGCTATGTCTCCAAGGACATTGCGCCTTTTTCTGGCGTGCTGCAAAGCCAGATGACAATGGCTATGGTTGAGACACAGCCGGGGCACATGGCCGGGCCGGGGAATACATCCCTCGCACGCAGGACCACAGGCGGCACCAAATCCATAGATGGGAACGAGGTCCGGCTGGAAGATGAGCTGGGAAAAATAGCCGACACCAACGACCAGCAGCGCTTTGCGACAACGGTTTACACCCGCTACATGGGCATGTTCTCCACCGCGCTTGGCACCAGTTCGTAA
- a CDS encoding tetratricopeptide repeat protein, producing the protein MRRCLLPIALLLSCSAMTTVADAARRTHAPRTSQTATPTPPKGTGLNAAAAAGATAAAAGVAAGAAATPAQADPNAAVDGDLLKGLPAPWKATVLDVPLPPPAPAPAPTAGKGRKPGQKVGQPANSGTVAGGNGGAVSPPATSPNRVLIPVPARMGLAAFRSGDSFIIVVDNAEPMDTSALRGDGIFSTLTVTTLPGATLLQLKLPDTREFFLSQQAEGWVLGDKPPPGNVYGDRRVINPLVADGGILYPMRRPGRVLSITDPASGKKLFVGTSTTDDGGILSFRHGDGYDVWPTTEGVVVAASSPDVGLRATPEGALLTSAVSPLPDSKVAVYANTVDLDWLGLQKLPDDQLEARLHKSLLAAADSDPAQRFAARLEEARAAFSVGAFLEARGILTVALEDDPEEAVRPEVSFLLAASELLSGNMDGAFLLEGPWPDNEQRATQVWRGLYLAAKGGHEAEAAHLLARDFTRLDNYPNSVRSVLLPFAAEQIGRYGSEEDLTVLDKLPKGSVYRLAAAFRDLRTGKRAPAYDVFNTLSTDPDPVVAEKALEQKTSLDMSDGKLTPLAAAEMFNSLMPDARLAGREATVRLLQADAYMRARKWPEALATLDMVKDTPEQVSEPVLSPMLFQTLAAVASEVVKDTDRDAILHGAAMLRAHLSALQPGTKKGEILMAYGKMLLGLGLADEAQEAFSDAVPMLDSPELKALAGQGLAESYIALKDLPGATDVLQRTDDPDLPDDMKASRRRLQARIDLARGDQTSALGLLNGDTFSDSLDMTARIHESRGEWAAAVANVRKMAEADIPPEGPLSATQQTLALRLASDASQASDEATLAWLAKLVGDRKMDGESGRVFRLLTQVGEQRLPPPPVPRLARSPQQLTSPDLGPLGVTRPAEFAPSVAGVACCGAEKQAAAPARRVWQAGNAIRAVRRHWVPLVP; encoded by the coding sequence ATGAGACGCTGCCTTCTTCCCATTGCCCTGCTTCTGTCCTGCTCCGCCATGACAACCGTGGCCGATGCGGCGCGGCGCACCCATGCGCCCCGTACCAGCCAGACCGCCACACCTACCCCGCCAAAGGGCACGGGCCTTAACGCCGCGGCAGCGGCGGGCGCTACAGCAGCAGCGGCCGGGGTGGCTGCCGGTGCTGCCGCAACGCCCGCACAGGCCGACCCCAACGCCGCGGTTGATGGAGACCTGCTGAAAGGTCTGCCCGCCCCGTGGAAGGCCACAGTGCTGGATGTGCCCCTGCCGCCGCCTGCACCCGCACCCGCTCCCACCGCTGGCAAAGGTCGCAAACCGGGGCAGAAGGTGGGGCAGCCCGCCAACTCGGGCACCGTTGCGGGAGGGAATGGTGGTGCCGTGTCACCCCCGGCCACATCGCCCAACCGGGTGCTTATTCCCGTTCCCGCCCGCATGGGGCTGGCTGCCTTCCGCAGTGGCGACAGCTTTATTATTGTGGTGGACAATGCCGAGCCAATGGACACCAGCGCCCTGCGCGGGGATGGCATTTTTTCCACCCTTACGGTGACAACCCTGCCGGGCGCGACCCTGTTGCAGCTTAAGCTGCCAGACACGCGTGAGTTCTTTTTGTCCCAGCAGGCCGAAGGCTGGGTGCTGGGCGACAAACCGCCACCGGGTAATGTTTATGGCGACCGGCGGGTGATTAACCCGCTGGTGGCGGATGGGGGCATTCTGTACCCCATGCGCCGCCCCGGCCGCGTGTTGAGCATTACGGACCCCGCATCGGGCAAAAAGCTGTTTGTTGGCACCTCCACCACGGATGACGGGGGGATTCTCTCCTTCCGTCATGGGGATGGGTATGACGTATGGCCCACGACCGAAGGCGTTGTGGTAGCGGCCTCATCCCCCGATGTAGGGCTGCGGGCCACGCCGGAGGGCGCGTTGCTGACCTCGGCCGTAAGCCCGCTGCCAGACAGCAAGGTGGCCGTGTACGCCAATACGGTTGATCTGGACTGGCTGGGTTTGCAAAAACTGCCGGATGACCAGCTTGAGGCCCGCCTGCACAAGTCCTTGCTGGCCGCAGCCGATTCCGACCCCGCGCAGCGTTTTGCCGCACGGCTGGAGGAAGCCCGCGCGGCCTTTAGTGTTGGCGCTTTTCTGGAAGCCCGCGGCATTCTGACCGTGGCGCTGGAAGATGACCCCGAAGAGGCCGTGCGCCCCGAGGTCAGCTTCCTGCTGGCGGCCTCCGAATTGCTGAGTGGCAACATGGATGGCGCATTCCTGCTGGAAGGCCCGTGGCCAGATAACGAGCAGCGGGCAACGCAGGTCTGGCGTGGCCTCTACCTTGCCGCCAAGGGCGGGCACGAGGCCGAGGCCGCCCACCTTCTGGCGCGGGACTTTACCCGTCTGGACAACTACCCCAACAGCGTACGCAGTGTGCTGCTGCCCTTTGCCGCTGAGCAGATTGGCCGTTATGGCTCGGAAGAAGACCTGACCGTGCTGGACAAGCTGCCCAAAGGGTCGGTTTACCGTCTGGCGGCTGCCTTCCGCGACCTGCGCACAGGCAAACGCGCCCCGGCGTATGATGTGTTCAACACCCTTTCGACCGACCCGGACCCCGTGGTGGCGGAAAAGGCGCTGGAGCAGAAAACCTCGCTCGATATGTCCGATGGCAAGCTGACCCCGCTTGCCGCGGCCGAAATGTTCAACAGCCTGATGCCGGATGCCCGTCTGGCCGGGCGCGAGGCCACTGTGCGCCTGTTGCAGGCCGATGCCTACATGCGCGCGCGCAAATGGCCCGAGGCGCTGGCAACGTTGGACATGGTCAAGGACACGCCTGAGCAGGTGTCCGAACCCGTGCTGTCCCCCATGCTGTTCCAGACACTGGCAGCCGTGGCCAGCGAGGTGGTCAAGGATACCGACCGCGATGCCATTCTGCATGGTGCGGCCATGCTGCGCGCCCACCTTTCCGCCCTGCAACCGGGTACCAAAAAGGGCGAAATCCTGATGGCTTACGGCAAGATGCTGCTTGGCCTTGGGTTGGCGGATGAGGCGCAGGAAGCGTTCTCCGATGCCGTGCCCATGCTGGATTCGCCCGAACTCAAGGCGCTGGCGGGGCAGGGGCTGGCGGAATCCTACATTGCGCTCAAGGACCTGCCGGGCGCGACCGATGTGCTCCAGCGTACGGATGACCCGGACCTGCCGGATGACATGAAGGCCTCCCGCCGCCGCCTTCAGGCCCGGATTGATCTGGCGCGGGGCGACCAGACCTCCGCCCTCGGCCTGCTGAATGGCGACACGTTCTCCGACTCGCTGGATATGACCGCCCGCATCCACGAAAGTCGGGGCGAATGGGCTGCCGCCGTGGCCAATGTGCGCAAGATGGCCGAGGCGGACATTCCGCCAGAGGGTCCGTTAAGTGCGACCCAGCAGACACTGGCGCTGCGTCTGGCGTCCGATGCGTCTCAGGCTTCGGACGAGGCTACGCTGGCATGGCTGGCCAAGCTGGTCGGGGACCGCAAGATGGATGGCGAGAGCGGGCGCGTGTTCCGTTTGCTAACGCAGGTGGGGGAACAACGCCTACCACCGCCGCCAGTGCCTCGGCTGGCCAGAAGCCCGCAGCAGCTAACCAGCCCTGACTTGGGGCCGCTGGGAGTTACCCGCCCAGCAGAGTTTGCGCCCAGTGTGGCAGGAGTGGCGTGCTGCGGAGCAGAAAAACAGGCAGCAGCCCCAGCGCGCAGGGTATGGCAAGCGGGTAACGCCATACGGGCCGTAAGGCGGCATTGGGTGCCACTTGTACCATAG
- a CDS encoding response regulator transcription factor, with amino-acid sequence MRLLCIGDNSTHGDIRPCHGLAEAAVEGAVSITMSGPEGVVETLRRSQYDIAVIQQARPDTRLLRHIRNSRIPTPIMMIIRTLTPTEVAEALSIGADDCVPASVEPVELLARLRAIVRRTGGHDSLTLHIGRMVVNVDNRQVRIDDRPLPLTPREYDVVELLTLRKNQVLSKEALLDNLYAGQEEPHGKIIDVMVCKIRKKLRDFGIQDPFITQWGIGYRLNEQAFIPLGARMSAHSTTPASRETSLPVTKGINVISPASKMDVL; translated from the coding sequence ATGCGCCTGTTGTGTATCGGAGACAATTCAACACATGGCGATATCCGGCCATGCCACGGTCTGGCCGAAGCCGCGGTGGAGGGGGCCGTCTCCATTACCATGTCCGGGCCGGAAGGGGTGGTGGAAACCCTGCGCCGCTCGCAGTACGATATTGCGGTTATCCAGCAGGCCCGGCCTGATACACGGCTCCTGCGCCACATCCGCAACAGCCGTATTCCCACCCCCATTATGATGATTATCCGCACGCTTACCCCCACGGAGGTTGCGGAGGCCCTGTCCATCGGGGCGGATGACTGCGTGCCCGCTTCGGTCGAGCCGGTGGAACTGCTGGCCCGCCTGCGCGCCATTGTGCGCCGCACCGGCGGGCATGACAGCCTGACCCTGCATATTGGCCGCATGGTGGTAAACGTGGACAACAGGCAGGTGCGGATTGATGACCGCCCCCTCCCCTTGACCCCGCGGGAATACGACGTGGTGGAACTGCTGACCCTGCGCAAAAATCAGGTGCTCAGCAAGGAAGCCCTGCTGGACAACCTGTACGCCGGGCAGGAAGAACCACACGGCAAGATTATTGACGTGATGGTCTGCAAAATCCGCAAAAAACTGCGCGACTTTGGTATTCAGGACCCGTTCATTACCCAATGGGGCATTGGCTACCGGCTGAACGAGCAGGCGTTCATCCCCCTTGGCGCCCGCATGAGCGCGCACAGCACCACCCCCGCCTCGCGCGAGACCAGTCTGCCGGTCACCAAAGGGATCAACGTCATTTCCCCCGCCAGCAAGATGGACGTGCTGTAA
- a CDS encoding flagellar hook-basal body complex protein FliE: protein MTKGRPSAPDRANMTSDITTRSLDALNAYGQTQQSMQSSTDAQGTGSTGGADIVSGFTSALDNALKGAIQTGKTAEAQTATGLSGKGNMTDIATSVEEAKLTLQTVTTVRDRVVQAYQDVMKMSI, encoded by the coding sequence ATGACCAAAGGCCGACCCTCCGCGCCAGACAGGGCTAACATGACCAGCGACATCACCACACGCAGCCTCGATGCGCTCAACGCCTATGGGCAGACCCAGCAGAGCATGCAATCCTCAACGGATGCGCAGGGCACGGGTTCCACAGGTGGGGCCGACATTGTTTCGGGCTTTACATCCGCGTTGGACAATGCGCTCAAAGGCGCCATACAGACCGGCAAAACGGCGGAAGCCCAGACCGCAACGGGCCTGTCTGGCAAAGGCAACATGACCGACATCGCCACCTCGGTGGAAGAAGCCAAGCTGACCCTGCAAACCGTAACCACCGTGCGTGACCGCGTGGTGCAGGCGTATCAGGACGTCATGAAGATGTCGATCTAA
- a CDS encoding flagellar biosynthetic protein FliQ: protein MHSTVDIHDILRQTLFVAVKLGAPSLLASLVAGVLVSLFQAMTQVSEATLSFVPKFVAAMTALLLTGSYMASTLNTYAHTIFDQIIMVGGS, encoded by the coding sequence ATGCACAGCACAGTCGATATTCACGACATACTGCGCCAGACACTTTTTGTGGCGGTCAAGCTGGGGGCACCCTCCCTGCTGGCCTCGCTGGTGGCGGGTGTTCTGGTTTCGCTGTTTCAGGCCATGACACAGGTTAGCGAAGCCACGCTGTCCTTCGTGCCAAAATTTGTGGCCGCCATGACCGCCCTGCTGCTGACCGGCTCCTACATGGCCTCGACCCTGAACACCTACGCCCATACCATTTTTGACCAGATCATTATGGTTGGCGGGTCATGA
- a CDS encoding flagellar biosynthetic protein FliR produces MAGHDRRAPPPRHCVGMTDYLLFPGGSIQVLAAMFLLVLCRVSALVLASPGLGESTSPMVVRAGIALCITVAILPLEQDALNDVSGQALHMPARAIAIIVGELLYGIFIGWLARLVSLALGISMQIVAIFTGLASVLQPDPDLGASSTAISHMAAFLVPVIFLSSGLYVLPLAAVTGSYTLFPPGHMPMVGDMAHSVAQVTSQSFTLAFQLSAPFVLIGTLWPAMLGVLNRLMPSIQVYSMAMPAQLLGGVLLLAILIQVITGVWQERAGDLLLGLPGIGANTANHTAHH; encoded by the coding sequence TTGGCGGGTCATGACCGCCGTGCGCCACCGCCGCGCCACTGCGTGGGCATGACCGACTACCTGCTGTTCCCCGGCGGGTCCATACAGGTACTTGCCGCCATGTTCCTGCTGGTTCTGTGCCGGGTTAGCGCACTGGTTCTGGCCTCCCCCGGACTGGGGGAAAGCACCTCCCCCATGGTGGTCCGCGCAGGCATTGCCCTGTGCATTACCGTTGCCATTCTCCCGCTTGAGCAGGACGCGCTCAACGATGTTTCCGGGCAGGCGCTGCACATGCCCGCCCGCGCCATAGCCATTATTGTGGGCGAACTGCTGTATGGCATTTTTATTGGCTGGCTGGCGCGGCTTGTCTCGCTCGCACTCGGCATTTCCATGCAGATTGTGGCCATTTTTACAGGGCTTGCCAGTGTGCTCCAGCCTGACCCGGACCTGGGCGCCAGCAGTACGGCCATCAGCCATATGGCGGCGTTTCTGGTCCCCGTTATTTTTCTATCGTCAGGGTTGTATGTGCTGCCACTGGCGGCGGTAACCGGGTCCTACACGCTGTTCCCCCCCGGCCACATGCCCATGGTGGGTGATATGGCGCACAGTGTGGCGCAGGTTACATCCCAGTCCTTTACGCTGGCCTTCCAGCTTTCCGCCCCTTTTGTGCTCATCGGCACCCTGTGGCCCGCCATGCTGGGGGTACTTAACCGGCTTATGCCGTCCATTCAGGTCTATTCCATGGCCATGCCCGCCCAGTTGCTGGGCGGTGTGCTGCTGCTGGCCATTCTTATTCAGGTCATTACTGGTGTCTGGCAGGAACGGGCTGGGGATCTGCTGCTTGGCCTGCCCGGCATTGGCGCCAATACGGCAAACCACACGGCACACCACTAG
- a CDS encoding EscU/YscU/HrcU family type III secretion system export apparatus switch protein, translating into MADDSTGEKSQAPTGKRLETAREEGNIAQSREVQLVVILSGFLIVFTTTTSLSAFKFAKHMYGLMAHFDSIPFDRASLYRASIQAMLEGAWLAAPLVGTGLVVTLAFGVLQSGFLFRPQAVIPDIMRLSPAKGMKRLFSKNNLVETLKSLIKLTVFGLVLFGVAKETLRVAPLSERWSVPHLTRELVSWFVYATLVVLAVQAVIAVLDDVWTRWNRLQQLRMSFQDIKDETKEMDGDPKVKARQRQIRMRRRRRMVQAVKEEATVVITNPTHYAVALQYENGVNSAPKIVAKGTDELAARMREAAEEVRVPIVPNPPLARALYTLPLDSEIPPEYFQPVAAIIAYVMKLKTPGSRATPPPAPPNNRRGNR; encoded by the coding sequence ATGGCGGACGACAGCACAGGCGAAAAGAGCCAAGCCCCAACCGGCAAACGGCTGGAAACCGCGCGTGAGGAAGGCAACATTGCCCAATCGCGCGAGGTGCAGCTTGTGGTTATCCTCAGCGGGTTTCTCATCGTCTTTACCACCACTACCAGCCTGTCCGCCTTCAAGTTCGCCAAGCACATGTACGGGCTTATGGCGCATTTTGACAGCATCCCCTTTGACCGGGCCTCCCTTTACCGCGCCTCCATTCAAGCCATGCTGGAAGGGGCGTGGCTGGCCGCCCCTCTGGTTGGCACGGGGCTGGTGGTCACTCTGGCTTTTGGCGTGCTGCAAAGCGGGTTTCTGTTCCGCCCGCAGGCCGTCATCCCCGACATCATGCGCCTTTCCCCCGCCAAGGGGATGAAGCGCCTGTTCAGCAAGAACAATCTGGTCGAAACCCTTAAAAGCCTTATCAAACTTACGGTGTTTGGCCTTGTGCTGTTTGGCGTGGCCAAGGAAACCCTGCGCGTGGCCCCCCTGTCCGAACGGTGGAGCGTGCCGCACCTTACGCGCGAGCTTGTCTCCTGGTTTGTGTACGCAACACTGGTGGTGCTGGCGGTGCAGGCCGTTATTGCGGTGCTGGACGATGTATGGACCCGCTGGAACCGCCTGCAACAACTGCGCATGAGTTTTCAGGACATCAAGGACGAAACCAAGGAGATGGACGGGGACCCCAAGGTTAAGGCCCGCCAGCGGCAGATTCGTATGCGCCGCCGCCGCCGCATGGTGCAGGCGGTCAAGGAGGAAGCCACGGTGGTTATTACCAACCCGACCCACTACGCCGTGGCCCTGCAATACGAAAACGGTGTTAACAGCGCCCCCAAAATTGTCGCCAAAGGCACGGATGAACTGGCGGCCCGTATGCGTGAGGCGGCGGAAGAGGTGCGCGTTCCCATTGTGCCCAACCCACCACTGGCCCGCGCGCTTTATACCCTGCCGCTGGACTCCGAAATTCCGCCCGAATACTTCCAGCCCGTGGCCGCCATTATTGCCTATGTGATGAAGCTCAAAACCCCCGGCTCACGCGCCACTCCGCCCCCCGCACCTCCAAACAACCGGCGTGGCAACAGGTAA
- a CDS encoding flagellar hook protein FlgE, whose product MSIFNSLTTAVSGINAQSTAFTNLSNNIANSQTVGYKADTTAFQDFVAGAGSTSGSFAQGVANSVAAVTVQHVNSQGTASSSTDALAMSISGNGLFNVSKETGAVSSGTTQFQSTQYYTRNGEFYENKDGYLVNTSGYYLDGYMVDSTTGTLDTSKLTQINIANVTFRPTQTTTLTTSGTLSSSATTGTTVTSAATTVYDGSYNVNAPLANTGQISLKWTNTGTDTWTVQAVASANSDGTTATLGSDAGPYTVKFNSDGSLASVTNSSGTNMTSTLSGAAVALPISVTYPDGATQSVSLSLGTIGGTSGMTVGTTSTTPSMTSDSVTSGTYESAEIESDGSVMAVFDNGDTQLIGKVALSNFANVNGLEAQDGQAYAATASSGNAKTGLVGENGTGSVTVGYVESSTTDLTSDLSALIVAQEAYTANTKIVTTADQLLQATIAMKQ is encoded by the coding sequence ATGTCAATCTTTAACTCCCTTACTACGGCTGTCAGCGGGATTAACGCTCAGTCCACCGCGTTTACCAACCTTAGTAACAACATCGCCAACAGCCAGACCGTCGGCTACAAGGCCGACACCACGGCTTTTCAGGACTTTGTGGCCGGTGCCGGTTCCACCTCCGGGTCGTTTGCACAGGGCGTGGCCAACTCCGTTGCCGCCGTAACCGTGCAGCACGTCAACTCGCAGGGCACGGCGTCCTCCAGCACGGATGCGCTGGCCATGTCCATCTCTGGCAACGGGCTGTTCAACGTCTCCAAGGAAACAGGGGCCGTTTCCTCCGGCACCACCCAGTTCCAGAGCACCCAGTACTACACCCGTAACGGTGAGTTCTATGAGAACAAGGACGGCTATCTGGTCAACACCAGCGGCTACTACCTTGATGGCTACATGGTTGATTCCACAACCGGCACGCTGGACACCAGCAAGCTGACGCAGATCAACATTGCCAACGTCACCTTCCGCCCCACGCAGACCACCACGCTGACAACGAGCGGCACCCTCTCCTCCTCCGCCACGACCGGCACAACGGTTACGTCCGCCGCAACCACGGTTTATGACGGCAGCTACAACGTCAATGCCCCCCTCGCCAACACCGGGCAGATCAGCCTGAAATGGACCAACACGGGGACGGACACATGGACGGTGCAGGCCGTTGCCAGCGCCAACTCTGACGGCACAACGGCAACGCTGGGGTCGGATGCAGGCCCCTACACCGTTAAGTTCAACAGCGATGGGTCTTTGGCGTCTGTCACCAACAGCTCCGGCACCAACATGACCTCCACGCTCAGCGGTGCCGCTGTGGCCCTGCCTATCTCCGTAACCTACCCCGATGGCGCCACGCAGAGCGTCAGCCTCTCCCTTGGCACCATTGGTGGCACAAGCGGCATGACGGTTGGCACAACGTCCACAACGCCCTCCATGACAAGTGACAGCGTAACCTCCGGCACCTACGAAAGTGCGGAAATTGAGAGCGATGGCTCCGTCATGGCCGTGTTCGACAACGGGGACACGCAGCTGATCGGTAAGGTCGCGCTCAGCAACTTCGCCAACGTTAACGGTCTGGAAGCGCAGGATGGTCAGGCTTACGCCGCCACCGCCTCCTCCGGTAACGCCAAGACCGGCCTGGTGGGTGAGAACGGAACCGGCTCCGTGACGGTAGGTTATGTGGAATCCTCCACCACCGACCTGACAAGCGACCTGTCCGCCCTGATTGTGGCGCAGGAAGCCTACACCGCCAACACCAAGATTGTGACCACGGCAGACCAGCTGTTGCAGGCCACCATCGCCATGAAGCAGTAA